Genomic DNA from Leucobacter triazinivorans:
CAGGAGTCAGAGCGTTTGGGGTGTGCGCCGGACGCTTGAGCCGAGCGATATTATCCATTGGATTTCGTGGCAGCACCTCGTGACGTACCGCAAGGCCGAACGCAAGTTTCATTACCACCCTGGCCTGCTTCGCTCGGTTGTAACTCAGCTTTGCGAGCTGCTTGATGAACTGGTCGCAGCGAGCGACGCCTACCTCGCGGAGCGTCAGGCCTTGGAATACCGGCATGACGAGCTTGCGCATGTTCCGCTCGTAAAGTTGCCGAGTGGTTTTCGAGATCCTTCCTTCCAGGTCGAGATCGTTCAACCAGTAATCGACCAACTCGCTGAACGAGCTGTCCGCAGTCAGGAGCGTGTGTGCCGGGCTGACGTTGAAGAGGCTTCGGTCGAGCAGCTTCTGCTTCAACCTCCGTTCCGCGCTAGCTTGGGTGTCGGCGCGCGCTTGCACGAGTCGGTTCTTTCCATCCCAGTCGCGGTAGTGTGCGCGTGCTTCGATCTTTCCGCTATCGGTCGACAGGAACCAGATCTCGCCGTAGGTGCCGATAGTGAGTCGAGGGCGGCTCATTTTGCTGCCTCCGTCTGATTCGCAGCAGGTTCGATGTCGCGCTGCTCGGCGATCCAACTCTGTACATCAGAGAGCGTGAACTTGAGATGCTTCCCGAAGCGGTGCGCTCGCGGCCCCTGCCCTCTGGTGCGCCAGTCGTAGATCGTCGAGACGGGTACTCCGAGGTAGGAGGCGAGTTCGCTGATGTCGAGAAGGGGTTCGAGCCCGAGGCGGTGCAGTTCGTTGTTTGTGTCCATGCCGAGGACGTAGGAGAGCAATGCCTGAAGAATCGGAGTCGTTCGTAGACAACGAACTCGTGCCGAGTCAGGATGCGGGCGAAGCCGCCAGAACGGGAGTTTGACGTGGGTTTGACGTGCAAGGGTCATGTTTCACCAACTAGAAAGCCGCGGAATCCGTTGGAATTCCGCGGCTAACTGGTCGGGATGACAGGATTTGAACCTGCGACCCCGTCGTCCCGAACGACGTGCGCTACCAAGCTGCGCCACATCCCGATCGCGTTTTCACGCAGGGATCACTCTATCGCGTTTCCCCCGAACGCAAAAATCGTGCGGGATCAGAGCGCGCGGCGCACCTCGCCCACGATGGTTTCGGGCCCGAACCCCAGGGCGCGCATGCCGGAGACGTACTCCTGCACCAGCTCCGACGCCCGCAGGCGGGTCCCTTCGTCGACGGCCGCGACCGGCGCGACCGTGGTGCCGCCCCGGCCTCGGGTGATGAGGTACCCCTCGGCCTCGAGCTCCCGGTATGCGCGCGCGACCGTATTCGGCGCGAGGCCCAGTTCGGCCGCGAGCGCGCGCACCGAGGGCAGCTTCGTGCCGCTGGGCAGACGGCGCTCCATGATCTGCTCGATCAACCGACGGCGCAGCTGGTCGAAGGGCGGATGCGGATCCTGCGGATCGATCCTCACGTCGAGCGTCACTGCCGGCCTCCTCGCGTCGATGGGAACAATGTACTGACACGATCGCGGACGGTCAACCTCGATCACGACCGCCGCGATCCGTTCCGGCCCGAACACTCCCGAACCCGCGGAATACGCCGACCGCCCGCGCTGTTGAGGCGCACATGAGCGATCCCCGGACCGATCCCGCGCGCACGTCCGAGCCCGACGGCCCCGCGGGCACGACGCCTCCCGCCGCCCCGGCGCCCCTGCGGGCCGTTGCGAGCGCGACGCCCGAGCAGCTCATCCTCGGCCTCGACACCTTCGGCGATGTGACGCACACAGCCGCGGGCGAGCCCGTGCACCACGCGCAGGTCATCCGGGACGTCGTGGAGCAGGCCGTGCTCGCCGACCGGCTCGGCGTCGACGCGATCACGCTCGGCGAGCACCACCGCGACGACTTCGCGCTGAGCAGCCCCGAGATCGCGCTCGCAGCCATCGCGGGGCGCACCGAGCGGATCCTGCTCGGCACCGGTGTCACGGTGCTCTCGAGCGACGACCCCGTGCGGGTGTACGAGCGCTTCGCCACGCTCGACGCCGTGAGCTCGGGGCGCGCCGAGGTGGTGCTGGGGCGCGGATCCTTCACCGAGTCCTTCCCGCTCTTCGGGTACCGGCTCGAGGACTACGACACGCTCTTCTCCGAGAAGCTCGACCTCTTCACCAGGCTGCGGGCCGAGGGTCCGGTCACCTGGTCGGGCACCCTCCGCAGCCCGCTGGCGGGCCAGGAGGTGTTCCCCAAGACGCAGCAGGAGGACGGCGTGCGCGCGTGGATCGGCGTGGGCGGCAGTCCGCAGTCGGTGCTGCGCACCGTGCAGGTCGGGATCCCGATGATGCTCGCGATCATCGGCGGCGATCCCTCTCGCTTCCTGCCCTTCGCGAACCTCTATCGGCAGGCCCAGAGGGAACTGGGGCGGGAGCCCATGCCGCTCGGCGTGCACTCCCCCGGCCACGTCGCGGCGAGCGACGCCGAGGCCCGGGAGCAGCTCTGGCCGCACTTCGAGGCCAACCGCAACCGCATCGGCGGCGAGCGCGGCTGGCCGCGCACCACGCGCGCCGAGTTCGAGCACGAGGCCGACGCGGGATCGCTCTACGTGGGCTCGGCCGAGACGGTGGCGCAGCGGATCGCAGCGACCGTGCGCACCCTGGGCGCCGACCGCTTCGACCTCAAGTACGCCAACGGCACGATGCCCCACGAGCAGCTGCTGGCGAGCATCGAGCTCTACGGCCGCGAGGTGATCCCGCGCGTGCGTGAGCTGCTGTCCCGGTAGCGCGCTCCGCCCGGGGCCCGGCACGCGGCGCCTGGCGCTGCACCCGCCCAGGCGCTGCACCCGCCCAGGCGCACCGCTCGTGCAGGAGATCCGCGCTCGCGCAGGAGGCCTCGGCCGAGACCGTCCTGTGTGAGTGCGGATCTCCTGTGTGAGCGGCGGGCTGCCACACCCGGCGGGCTGCCACACCCGGCGGGCTGCCACACCCGGCGGGCTGCCACACCCGGCGGGCTGCCACACCCGGCGGGCACTCACACCCGGCGGGCGCCCCGCTCGGCGAGCTCGGCCGGGGAACCGGGGAAGAACTCCAGCGCCCCCGCTCGCGTGTCGAGGCCCACGGTCAGCAGGGTCGTCCACTGCTCGTGCAGCGGCTCGCTCGGATCCGGCCGGAAGCAGATCGGCGCGAGCGCCCCGGACGCTCCGCACATCGCGGAGGCGCGCTGCTCGATCGGCAGACCCGGCATGCGGTTGCGCTGCTCGCCGAGGTGCGCGAGCCGCGCATAGGTCGTCGACCGGTCTCGCGTCGCCTCCCCCGGCAGCTGGGACTCGGCGATGAAGTTGTTCGTGTGGATCAGCCAGCCGTCGGCATCGGCCCGCACGACGCTGACCCGCTCGGGCGAGATCTC
This window encodes:
- a CDS encoding GntR family transcriptional regulator, coding for MTLDVRIDPQDPHPPFDQLRRRLIEQIMERRLPSGTKLPSVRALAAELGLAPNTVARAYRELEAEGYLITRGRGGTTVAPVAAVDEGTRLRASELVQEYVSGMRALGFGPETIVGEVRRAL
- a CDS encoding helix-turn-helix transcriptional regulator; this translates as MDTNNELHRLGLEPLLDISELASYLGVPVSTIYDWRTRGQGPRAHRFGKHLKFTLSDVQSWIAEQRDIEPAANQTEAAK
- a CDS encoding LLM class flavin-dependent oxidoreductase; amino-acid sequence: MSDPRTDPARTSEPDGPAGTTPPAAPAPLRAVASATPEQLILGLDTFGDVTHTAAGEPVHHAQVIRDVVEQAVLADRLGVDAITLGEHHRDDFALSSPEIALAAIAGRTERILLGTGVTVLSSDDPVRVYERFATLDAVSSGRAEVVLGRGSFTESFPLFGYRLEDYDTLFSEKLDLFTRLRAEGPVTWSGTLRSPLAGQEVFPKTQQEDGVRAWIGVGGSPQSVLRTVQVGIPMMLAIIGGDPSRFLPFANLYRQAQRELGREPMPLGVHSPGHVAASDAEAREQLWPHFEANRNRIGGERGWPRTTRAEFEHEADAGSLYVGSAETVAQRIAATVRTLGADRFDLKYANGTMPHEQLLASIELYGREVIPRVRELLSR